From the Lathyrus oleraceus cultivar Zhongwan6 chromosome 4, CAAS_Psat_ZW6_1.0, whole genome shotgun sequence genome, one window contains:
- the LOC127073414 gene encoding heavy metal-associated isoprenylated plant protein 33, whose protein sequence is MSKEEFLKIQKSVLKVNIHCDGCKHKVKKILQKIDGVFTTEIDAEQGKVTVSGNVDPNILIKKLAKSGKHAELWSVPKPNNNNNNQNNVVNQLKNMQIDNGKGGGGNKDNNKGQNQNQKGGNSNQPKGVVPPGLNPQQVQQLQLQQQLQQLQQMKGFQDLNMPQFKGMKMPIQNPNQNAKGVKFDLPEDEDEFSDDELDDFDDEEEDDEEDFDDEFDDEMDELPPPNKMKPPMGMAMGNGPHMMMNGNHPQLMNAMKGANFNGGGGGGGGGGGNGKTPGGGGGGGPMPVQIHGMVGGNGNGGKNGGGGGGGNKMNGGLPEAKTGGGGGGGGNKNGGNNNGNNQNNGGKKGISMPMGGGGGNVQAMNNGFQKMMGGGGGGGGGHPHPSMGGGGGGGGHPHPSMGGGGGGGHPHPSMGGGNAGQMSMPMNQMGGNLPAVQGLPAGGGFQGGGPGPEMMPGNPYQQQQQQHQQQQQQHLMAAAMMNQQRGAMVGNERFQQPMMYARPPPAVNYMYPPYPYPPPDPYTNFFSDENTSSCNIM, encoded by the exons ATGAGCAAAGAAGAATTTTTGAAGATACAG AAATCTGTTCTTAAAGTGAACATACACTGTGATGGATGTAAACATAAAGTGAAGAAAATCTTGCAGAAAATTGATG GGGTGTTTACGACTGAGATAGATGCAGAACAGGGGAAGGTGACGGTTTCCGGGAATGTGGACCCAAACATTCTCATCAAGAAGCTTGCAAAATCGGGAAAACACGCAGAGTTATGGAGTGTACCCAAaccaaacaacaacaacaacaaccagaACAATGTTGTTAATCAGTTAAAGAACATGCAAATTGATAATGGTAAAGGTGGTGGTGGAAACAAGGACAACAACAAAGGTCAGAATCAGAACCAGAAGGGTGGGAATAGTAACCAGCCCAAAGGTGTTGTTCCACCAGGGTTAAATCCTCAGCAGGTGCAACAACTTCAGCTTCAGCAACAGTTGCAGCAACTGCAACAGATGAAAGGGTTTCAAGATCTGAATATGCCACAGTTTAAGGGGATGAAGATGCCTATTCAGAACCCAAATCAGAATGCTAAAGGTGTTAAATTTGATTTGCCTGAAGATGAGGATGAATTTAGTGACGATGAGTTGGATGATTTTGATGATGaggaggaagatgatgaagaagattttgatgatgagtttgatgatgaaatggaTGAGTTACCACCACCTAATAAGATGAAGCCACCTATGGGTATGGCTATGGGGAATGGTCCTCACATGATGATGAATGGGAATCATCCACAGCTTATGAATGCTATGAAGGGTGCCAATTTTAATggcggtggtggtggtggtggtggtggagGTGGCAACGGGAAGACACCTGGTGGGGGAGGTGGTGGAGGACCTATGCCGGTTCAAATTCATGGTATGGTTGGTGGAAATGGCAACGGAGGTAAGAATGGCGGGGGTGGTGGTGGAGGGAACAAAATGAATGGTGGTTTACCGGAGGCTAAAactggtggtggtggtggtggtggtggaaacaAGAATGGTGGTAATAACAATGGTAATAATCAGAATAATGGGGGTAAAAAGGGTATTTCCATGCCAATGGGTGGGGGTGGTGGTAATGTTCAAGCTATGAACAATGGATTTCAAAAAATGATGGGTGGTGGCGGCGGTGGTGGAGGTGGTCATCCTCACCCTTCTATGGGCGGCGGTGGTGGCGGTGGTGGTCATCCTCACCCTTCTATGGGCGGTGGTGGTGGCGGTGGTCATCCACACCCTTCTATGGGTGGAGGTAATGCCGGACAAATGAGTATGCCAATGAACCAAATGGGTGGTAACTTGCCTGCCGTTCAAGGTCTGCCTGCAGGCGGCGGCTTCCAAGGCGGTGGTCCGGGTCCGGAAATGATGCCGGGAAATCcttaccaacaacaacaacagcaacatcagcagcagcagcaacaacatttAATGGCAGCTGCTATGATGAACCAACAACGTGGTGCAATGGTTGGAAATGAAAGATTTCAGCAACCAATGATGTATGCAAGACCACCCCCAGCTGTGAATTACATGTATCCTCCATACCCTTATCCTCCTCCAGATCCATACACAAACTTTTTCAGTGATGAAAATACTTCAAGCTGCAACATCATGTGA